A genomic window from Gossypium hirsutum isolate 1008001.06 chromosome D10, Gossypium_hirsutum_v2.1, whole genome shotgun sequence includes:
- the LOC107914697 gene encoding 2-isopropylmalate synthase 2, chloroplastic: MASSILISSKFSPFHFPSPKSSLFFPSPTSLHFLSSNPPCFPSFPSKSLPKAKSLLISSSLAPTPPTPLRRPLYIPNHIPDPNYVRIFDTTLRDGEQSPGATLTSKEKLDIARQLAKLGVDIIEAGFPAASKDDFEAVTAIAKEVGNAEDENGYVPVICGLSRCNENDIKAAWEAVKYAKRPRIHTFIATSGIHLEYKLRKSKEEVLDIARSMVRFARSLGCNDVEFSPEDAGRSDREFLYEILGEVIKAGATTLNIPDTVGITMPSEFGQLIADIKANTPGIENVIISTHCQNDLGLSTANTLAGACAGARQVEVTINGIGERAGNASLEEVVMAIKCRGEHVLGGLYTGINTQHIVMSSKMVEDYTGLHIQPHKAIVGANAFAHESGIHQDGMLKHKGTYEIISPEDIGLERSNEAGIVLGKLSGRHALKDRLKELGYELDDEQLGNIFWRFKAVAEQKKRVTDADLIALVSDEVFQPEVVWKLHDLQVTCGTLGLSTATVKLIGADGEEHVACSVGTGPVDSAYKAIDLITKEPVTLLEYSMNAVTEGIDAIATTRVLIRAEKSRISTNILTGEIVQRTFSGTGAGMDIVVSSVKAYIGALNKMLGLKEQYQTKASIERTPVSA; encoded by the exons ATGGCTTCCTCCATCTTAATTTCCTCCAAGTTCTCTCCCTTTCATTTTCCCTCTCCCAAATCCTCCCTTTTCTTCCCTTCTCCGACTTCCCTCCACTTCCTTTCTTCCAACCCACCCTGTTTCCCTTCTTTTCCTTCCAAATCATTACCCAAGGCCAAGTCTCTTCTCATTTCCTCTTCTTTAGCCCCTACTCCCCCCACTCCCCTCCGCCGTCCTCTTTACATTCCCAACCATATTCCAGACCCCAACTACGTGCGCATCTTCGACACCACTCTCCGCGATGGCGAACAATCTCCTGGCGCCACCTTGACTTCCAAGGAGAAGCTTGATATTGCACGTCAGCTAGCCAAGCTTGGCGTCGATATAATAGAAGCTGGGTTTCCCGCTGCTTCCAAAGACGATTTTGAAGCTGTTACGGCCATTGCTAAAGAGGTTGGAAATGCGGAGGATGAGAATGGGTATGTGCCTGTCATTTGTGGACTCTCTAGGTGTAATGAGAACGATATTAAGGCCGCTTGGGAGGCGGTTAAGTACGCCAAACGGCCCAGGATTCATACGTTTATCGCTACCAGTGGTATCCATTTGGAGTATAAGTTAAGGAAGAGTAAAGAGGAGGTTTTGGATATCGCTAGAAGTATGGTTCGGTTTGCAAGGAGTTTGGGTTGTAATGATGTCGAGTTTAGCCCCGAAGACGCCGGCAG ATCTGACAGAGAGTTTTTATATGAGATTTTGGGTGAAGTGATCAAGGCTGGAGCGACAACTCTCAACATACCTGATACTGTTGGCATAACTATGCCTAGCGAGTTTGGCCAATTAATTGCTGATATAAAGGCCAATACCCCTGGAATTGAGAATGTTATTATTTCAACACACTGCCAAAACGATCTTGGGCTTTCTACTGCCAACACGCTAGCG gGAGCTTGTGCAGGTGCAAGGCAGGTGGAAGTAACAATCAATGGCATTGGAGAGAGAGCTGGAAATGCTTCATTGGAGGAG GTTGTGATGGCAATAAAATGTCGTGGTGAGCATGTATTAGGAGGTCTTTATACTGGAATCAATACTCAACACATTGTGATGTCAAGCAAAATG GTAGAGGACTACACGGGGTTACACATACAACCTCATAAGGCTATTGTCGGAGCCAATGCTTTTGCTCATGAAAGTGGTATCCACCAG GATGGAATGCTTAAGCACAAAGGTACTTATGAAATTATTTCGCCTGAAGATATCGGGCTTGAACGGTCTAATGAAGCTGGTATTGTCCTAGGAAAACTTAG TGGACGGCATGCTTTAAAAGACCGATTGAAAGAG CTTGGTTATGAGCTTGACGATGAACAGCTTGGCAACATATTCTGGCGCTTCAAAGCAGTAGCTGAACAAAAGAAG AGAGTCACTGATGCTGATCTAATAGCCTTGGTTTCGGATGAAGTTTTTCAACCTGAAGTTGTTTGGAAGCTTCATGATCTGCAG GTTACTTGTGGAACTCTTGGCCTTTCTACTGCCACAGTTAAACTCATTGGTGCTGATGGCGAGGAGCATGTTGCATGCTCAGTTGGAACTGGGCCAGTAGATTCAGCTTATAAAGCTATTGATCTCATTACAAAG GAACCAGTTACACTTCTTGAGTACTCCATGAATGCCGTTACAGAAGGCATTGATGCTATAGCCACCACCCGCGTTCTAATTCGTGCTGAGAAAAGCCGCATATCAACTAATATTTTGACCGGTGAAATTGTTCAGCGAACATTCAG TGGAACTGGGGCAGGAATGGATATCGTTGTTTCCAGTGTCAAggcttatattggtgcattaaATAAGATGTTGGGTTTAAAGGAACAATATCAGACAAAAGCTTCGATAGAACGAACTCCGGTTTCTGCTTAA
- the LOC107914700 gene encoding PTI1-like tyrosine-protein kinase 3 isoform X2, producing the protein MRRWLCCTRQVNENYRSHESEHFKSPVFLSDGQEKDTRVAADVKPEVHKSAPPIEVPALSLEELKEKTDNFGSKALVGEGSYGRVYYANLDNGKAVAVKKLDTSAEPDSTVEFLTQVSMVSRLKNENVVELQGYCVERNLRILAYEFATMGSLHDILHGRKGVQGAQAGPVLDWMQRVRIAIDAARGLEYLHEKAQPAIIHRDIRSSNVLLFEDFKAKIADFNLSNQSPDMAARLHSTRVLGTFGYHAPEYAMTGQLTQKSDVYSFGVVLLELLTGRKPVDHTMPRGQQSLVTWATPRLSEDKVKQCVDPKLNGEYPPKGVAKLAAVAALCVQYESEFRPNMVIVVKALQPLAKGQAAAAASET; encoded by the exons ATGCGTCGGTGGCTTTGTTGTACCCGTCAGGTAAACGAGAATTATCGATCACATGAAAGTGAGCACTTCAAGAGCCCCGTGTTTCTATCAGACG GGCAGGAAAAAGACACAAGGGTAGCAGCTGATGTCAAGCCCGAAGTGCATAAATCAGCACCACCTATTGAAGTACCCGCATTATCACTGGAAGAGTTGAAAGAAAAGACTGACAATTTTGGATCAAAGGCTTTGGTTGGTGAGGGTTCCTATGGCAGAGTTTATTATGCAAATTTGGACAATGGAAAAGCTGTGGCTGTGAAAAAGCTAGATACTTCCGCTGAGCCTGACTCTACTGTAGAGTTTTTGACCCAG GTTTCCATGGTTTCAAGATTGAAGAATGAAAATGTTGTCGAGTTGCAAGGTTACTGTGTTGAAAGAAATCTCCGCATCCTTGCATATGAGTTTGCAACTATGGGATCACTACATGACATATTGCACG GAAGGAAGGGGGTTCAAGGGGCACAAGCAGGTCCAGTGCTTGACTGGATGCAGCGGGTAAGAATAGCTATTGATGCCGCAAGGGGCTTGGAATACTTACATGAGAAGGCTCAACCTGCTATTATACACAGAGATATTAGATCTAGCAATGTGCTTCTCTTCGAAGACTTCAAAGCAAAAATTGCAGATTTTAACCTCTCAAACCAATCTCCTGACATGGCTGCTCGTCTTCATTCTACTCGAGTTTTAGGGACATTTGGTTATCATGCTCCAGA ATATGCAATGACTGGACAGTTGACACAGAAGAGTGATGTGTACAGTTTTGGGGTTGTCCTTCTAGAACTTCTGACTGGGAGGAAACCTGTTGACCATACAATGCCTCGTGGACAGCAGAGTCTTGTTACATGG GCTACTCCGAGACTTAGTGAAGATAAAGTTAAACAATGTGTGGATCCAAAACTAAATGGAGAGTATCCTCCTAAAGGAGTTGCTAAg CTGGCAGCTGTGGCAGCATTGTGTGTGCAGTATGAATCCGAGTTCCGTCCGAACATGGTCATCGTCGTTAAGGCTCTCCAACCTCTGGCAAAGGGACAAGCGGCAGCAGCGGCATCAGAGACATAA
- the LOC107914700 gene encoding PTI1-like tyrosine-protein kinase 1 isoform X1, protein MSTKTSNLSFFLNFLFSIPRMEKKKFASVYWDMLSNLLLWYLKFDILSKGQEKDTRVAADVKPEVHKSAPPIEVPALSLEELKEKTDNFGSKALVGEGSYGRVYYANLDNGKAVAVKKLDTSAEPDSTVEFLTQVSMVSRLKNENVVELQGYCVERNLRILAYEFATMGSLHDILHGRKGVQGAQAGPVLDWMQRVRIAIDAARGLEYLHEKAQPAIIHRDIRSSNVLLFEDFKAKIADFNLSNQSPDMAARLHSTRVLGTFGYHAPEYAMTGQLTQKSDVYSFGVVLLELLTGRKPVDHTMPRGQQSLVTWATPRLSEDKVKQCVDPKLNGEYPPKGVAKLAAVAALCVQYESEFRPNMVIVVKALQPLAKGQAAAAASET, encoded by the exons ATGTCAACCAAGACTtcaaatctttctttctttctgaattttctttttagtattcctcgaatggaaaaaaaaaagtttgcctCAGTTTATTGGGATATGTTATCCAATCTTCTACTCTGGTACCTTAAATTTGATATTCTGTCAAAAG GGCAGGAAAAAGACACAAGGGTAGCAGCTGATGTCAAGCCCGAAGTGCATAAATCAGCACCACCTATTGAAGTACCCGCATTATCACTGGAAGAGTTGAAAGAAAAGACTGACAATTTTGGATCAAAGGCTTTGGTTGGTGAGGGTTCCTATGGCAGAGTTTATTATGCAAATTTGGACAATGGAAAAGCTGTGGCTGTGAAAAAGCTAGATACTTCCGCTGAGCCTGACTCTACTGTAGAGTTTTTGACCCAG GTTTCCATGGTTTCAAGATTGAAGAATGAAAATGTTGTCGAGTTGCAAGGTTACTGTGTTGAAAGAAATCTCCGCATCCTTGCATATGAGTTTGCAACTATGGGATCACTACATGACATATTGCACG GAAGGAAGGGGGTTCAAGGGGCACAAGCAGGTCCAGTGCTTGACTGGATGCAGCGGGTAAGAATAGCTATTGATGCCGCAAGGGGCTTGGAATACTTACATGAGAAGGCTCAACCTGCTATTATACACAGAGATATTAGATCTAGCAATGTGCTTCTCTTCGAAGACTTCAAAGCAAAAATTGCAGATTTTAACCTCTCAAACCAATCTCCTGACATGGCTGCTCGTCTTCATTCTACTCGAGTTTTAGGGACATTTGGTTATCATGCTCCAGA ATATGCAATGACTGGACAGTTGACACAGAAGAGTGATGTGTACAGTTTTGGGGTTGTCCTTCTAGAACTTCTGACTGGGAGGAAACCTGTTGACCATACAATGCCTCGTGGACAGCAGAGTCTTGTTACATGG GCTACTCCGAGACTTAGTGAAGATAAAGTTAAACAATGTGTGGATCCAAAACTAAATGGAGAGTATCCTCCTAAAGGAGTTGCTAAg CTGGCAGCTGTGGCAGCATTGTGTGTGCAGTATGAATCCGAGTTCCGTCCGAACATGGTCATCGTCGTTAAGGCTCTCCAACCTCTGGCAAAGGGACAAGCGGCAGCAGCGGCATCAGAGACATAA